From Pseudomonas fluorescens:
ACCACCGAATGCACATGGTTGGAGGCCTGGCGCTCGGGGTTCACACGGCTGGCCGGGTGCCCGCTCAGTTGCACCGGTGCCGACAGCTTGCCGCCCGCGTCGACCGGCAGGATCGCCAGGCTGCCGCCCGGATCTTCGAGGACCGAATAGTTGGCGACGAACAGGTAGCGGCCATCCACGGCGACGCTGGAATGCGTTGGTTCGTTGCCCAGGCTCTGCACCTGGTTGATCAGGGTCAGCTGATGGCTCTGCGGGTCGATGCTGTAGCTGCTGACGCGGCCAACCGGGTCTTTCTGGCCAGGACCGTTCTCGTTGACCACAAACAGGTGCTTCTGGTCTTTGGAGAGCGTCAACCACGACGGGTTGGCGGCCTTCGCGGCCAGCACCGGCTTGCCATTGAACTGGCCAGTACGGCTATCGAATTGCAGGCGGTAGATCCCTTCGCTGCTGCCCGCCGTGTAGCTGCCCACCAGCAGTTCATAGGTGTCGGCGGGCGCGGCCTGCACCGACATCGCACCGACACTGCCCGCCATCAGCAGGGGCCAGAATTTACGCATCATCATCCGCTTCATCCTCATCGTTATTGTTGCCGGTGACCGCGCTCATGCAGACCAGGCGGTGCTCGCCGGAGTCACCGATCAGGGTCCAGCTTTGCAAGGTCTCATCGAAGGTGGCGGTCTCCACCTGTTGCCGGCTGAAGCTCCAGCGTTTTTCCGCACGCCCGTCCATGGCGATGATCTGCAATGTCTCATCATTGAGCGTGAAGTCGAAGGCGTGCAGCCCGTCTATTTCAAGCATGTCGCTGGTGGCTAGGACGTCGGGCAGTTTTTCGGCAGTCATGGCAGGTCAATCATCTACGGGAAAACGCCAATGATAGCCCAGGGGCCCCAGGACGGTGCCGGTTTCGCTACCGGGTGCGTTACAAATACGTCGAAACAGACGCCTCTGCCCCGCACCGCTCAAGGCGTGGGCCCGAGTTCCCGCGGCCCCTGGAAACAGTTCATAACGCATTGCCGAAGCTGGGCGTGCAACGGGCGGGTATTTTTCCCAGCCTGTTTTTGTCTCCCCCAGCCAAGGAAGTGCCTGTATGCAATCGGTCAGAAACACCCCCCGCCTGTTCACGTTTTCGTTGCCGATCGAACCTGAGCCATCGGCCAGCCGTCAACCCGCCACCCCGGCGCCCGAGGCCGCGACACCCATAAGAACCGCGCGCTTATTCTCCCCAGGTCCAGGCAACGTACCCCTGGGCCTGCAAGGCAAGCTCGCAGCCGCTCATCCAGCCCCGGCACTGCCCGACACGCCCGCCAAGGTGGTGGCCAACCAGTTCGCCACGCGCCCGACCGTGCGCTCAGTGGTCGCCAAACTGCTCGACGACGCGCTGAAAATCGACAGTGCCAACACCGCCCTGGCCGGTTCATCGCCAGACCGGCCGACACCCCTGCTGGACCTCGCCCTTGAGCATCTGGCCAGCGGCGCCGAGCTGGACTTTTCCGGCCCGCGCCAGTGGGTCAAGTCCGACACCGGCAGCCCTGCCCCACTGGACAGCCATTCGCTCGAGCTGGCGATCCGCAGCCTGCGCCCCAACCTCAAGCCTGCCTACGCCGAAGCGTTGAGCCAGTACTGGGGCCAGCCGGCCTTTGGCGCCACCAGCCGCTGGCTCTGGCTCAGCGATACATTGAAAAACACCCTGCGCATCGCCGGCCTCCAGCAACCCGGCCTGGGCCCGCAGCAACGCGAAACCCTCGACCAGATCAGCCGCTACCCCGATGCGGGCGAACGCAATACCCTGTACGACGCGGGCGCCGCCAAGGTATTCCGGGTGGACACGACCCTGACGCATCAAGGCACTGCGTCTACGGTGAGCAGCCCAGACCTTTTGATCACACGCCAGGTGGGCGAACGCACCCTGGTGCTGCACGCGACGGCCCAGGGCGTTGTCACGCCTTATACCTCCCTGGAAGCCTTCGCCACAGCCTGGGAGCGCCAACTCAGCGCAACGTTCACGTTCGATCACCTGACCTGGAAACGCACCGAGTCGGATGGCACCGTGTTCGATACCCAGGCCGCCATCATGCTCGATCAACAGTTGCAGAACCTGGACGCGATACAGCTGCCGGCCAAAACCAGTGTGACCAACCTGGAGCAGGTCTTTACCCAGGCCAGCGACACCTCGCACTGGTTCAGTGACACGGCGTCGGCGGCACGGCTTGAGCAGATGCAACGCAAGATGCCGCCATGGCTGACCCAGGCCAGCGACGCCGACCGTTTCACCTACCAACACCAGACCCTTGCGCTGGCCAGCAGTGTGCAGCGCCACCAGGGGCGCACCTTCCTCACCGACATCCCCGACCTGCGCACCTATGCCGAGCAACAGCTCAACGCACATTTGGCGCCCAAGGGCTATACCGCCAAAGACCTGGAGATCACGTTCAACGTGCCGGTCGGCGACCTCGGCAGCGGTTATATCGAACCGATCAAGATGAACCTGGTGGACATGGCCCTGGAAAATCTTGCCGGCCTGCCCAAGGGCGCCATGGAGATTCGCCTGCGCGGGCAACGGGTGAACGACGCGCAGATGCCGCAGAGGCTCAAGGACCTGATCAGCAGCGTCGATATCGGCCAACACTATCCGGCCCTGCTCAATCAGCAACTGCTCAGTGATACCGAGCAGGCGCGGCAGCGCAGCGCCTTGTTTACCGAGCAGGTGCCTGTGCAACTAACCCTGCAGGCCCTGGAACTCAAGCTCAAGGGCGAAGCCGGCATGACCGACGGGGGTTACCGGCTGGTCGAAGCGGTGACGCGGCCCGGCACCGGCCCGCGTACAGTCAACGGGCAGCCCGTCACCGTACGGCCGCTGGCCTTCCTGCACAAACCTGGAGCGACGCCGGACGTGGTCGCCAACATGTTCCTCCTCGAGCCCAAGGACCCGGCACGCGGCCCGCACTTGCTGTATCGCCCGCTGCTGGCACCGCCCTTGCTGGAGTTTGCCAGCCGTGACGCTCTGCTGGCTGCGGTCCAGGCACCTGGCCCGCTGCAACACAGCATCCTGGCCTGGCTGCCCGATGACAAGACCCGTGCGATCTACGCCAACGATGGTTTCAAGACCCCGCACATTGCGCACTACAGCCTGTTCAACGAATTCGATGCACCCGACACGCCCGCGCCGACGGCGTTGGCCGTCGACGGCTATGCCGCGGCCGAGGCACTGGACAAGGCGTTGCTCGACGGCCAGCTGATGCAACACCTGTTCAGTACCAATGCGCGAAGCCTGGTCACGCTCGCCGAGGGCCAGTCCGTCTCCGACGCCCAGAGCCGCTGGGCGTCCCATAAAGAACTGGGCTGGTTGTTATTCAACACACTGCTCCCGGTGCTGCGCGGCCCAGGCGCCATGGCGGGCTGGTTGGTACAACTGGCCAGCGTTGAAAACGATATCAAGCAAGCCAGCGACCCCAGTCACCCCGACCCGGCACAAGCGCTGGTCGACCTGCTGGTAAATGTCAGCACCTTATTGAGCCACACACACCCGGCGCCGGAGCGGCCGGTAGGTCACCTGCCATTTGCGCAGCGACCGGACGTGTCGATTGCCTTACGCCGTGCCACCGGGGAGCCCTCGTCGGCACCGGCAGTGGTCACGCAGGACACCACAATGACAGGCGATGGCCTTGCCGATAGTCACCACCCCTTCGACTTTGCTTTTTCCAGCCCGCGTCAACTGAGCCCCGCCCAACGCGCATTGATCGATTCGTTCAGCGTGCCCGGCCCATCCACGCCGGTGCCCCCCATCAGCCGTGGCGAGACCGAGGGCCTGTACCTCATTGACAACAAATTGCACGCACGTATTGAAAACCGCTGGTTCCGCGTGGCGAGGGACCTGGACGGCGTCTTCGTGATCGATGAACAGGACAAGGCCCGTACCGGCCCGCCGCTGACACGCGATGCCCAGCGGCTATGGCAGTTCGATATACGTCCCAAGCTCAAGGGCGGCATGCCCAAGTCCAGTGCGAGGATGAAAGCCACGCTGGAGCGCAACAACGCACTGAGCGAGGCGAAACTCGCAACGTACGTGAACGAAGTGTTCCGCATGAAGCCTGCGGTGAGTGCCATGGAAACCGCAGGCAAGCGTGTCAAGGAAACCCAAGAGGCCCTTCAAACGTCGGACAAAACCCTCAAGACCCTATGGGGCCTGGCAAACCACGGTGAGCGCAAAGCTGACTTTACCGCGCGTTACCAGCAGGAACGCATGAAGAACCAGGGCCTGGACGCCTTGTTACGCCTTCGCCTGGAGGACTACCAAAAAAGCGTCGACACCCTGATCGCCCACCGCAAGCATGCGATTCAGGTGCTCACCGCCGAGACCCCGGCCCAGGACTTCAACGTCTTCAAGGAAAAGCGCGCCGAAGAATACCAGGCGATCGCTGAAACACTGCGCGCCAATACTACCGACTACCTGTACGTCGGCGATGAGCTCTCGCACGCCATCAGCGGCGAACCGTTGACCAGCCTGATCGAGCGCACCCGCAACAATGAACCGGGGGCCTACGCGGAGTTCATCGACAGCCTGGCCCACCGGGTTGAGCGCCTGACACGGTTGATCAAGGCCAACGAGGCGTATAACCAGGCACTCGATGAGTGGAAAAACGATTCGCCCGCGAGCAAGAAACAGGCCGAAGCCTTTATCAAGGCTACGCGCCAGCCACCGGCCGGCCAGCCATTCAACGCCAACCTGGAACGCCTCAGCGCGTTGCGCGAATTGAGCATCGACCGCAGCGTCGACACACAGTCTCCCGAGGTTGCCTTCTTCCTGGCGCGCTTCAACCGGGCAGACCTCAATAGCGTGGCGACCTCCCATATCGAACTGCAACAGCACGAAGGCTATACCACTGATGAACGTATCGCGGTCCTCAGCCACCTGATCGATCAATACCGGGCCGAATTGAGCAACACCCAGGCACTCCAGGACGTCGACCCCGTCAGCGTGCGGCCGGTGTACGGCAAGTTGTTCGTCGACTACCTGCAAGGGGTGATCGACCAGGCCCAAGCCGAGTTGGCCGATCTGATCCGCGAAGAGCAACACCTGCCGCCCGTGGCGGTGGCGCGCCAGGAACGGCCGCGCAAGTCGAACAACAAAAGGGTATTCAAGACCCGTGACAAGCAGACCCTGGTCGGCACCTTGAGGGCTGCGCAAGCCGGGCAGGACATTCCGATCATCGATGTCCTCGACAGCCGCAACGGCCAGGCGTTGACCAGTTACAGCTGGCACCCGGCCGAGGGCGAGTGGGTGCAGATCGTGCGGGCCGAACCGATAAAACCGGCGCCCGCGCCCTCGCCTAAACCGTTATCCGCCTTGATCGGCAGTGCTCGCAAGCTGATGGACGAGCAGGCCGGCATCGAGCGCTCGATCCAGTTCCAGAAAAAGAAACTCGATGACCCGACGCGCCGAGAGTCGGTCAACCCCAGCGACTGGAGCGACATGCTCGAAGCCCAGGCCCAACGCCTGGAACAAGTTGCGCAGGAAGCCCAGGCCGGCCATGGCGCCCGCAGCGAAACCGCGGCGTGGGTGCAGCAATGGCAGGACGCAGCCAAGGAGATGCGCCGGCGTGCCATTGCCCATCGCTGTGACGGCTACCTGCGCCAGGCCCCCCGCGCACAAAACGTCGAGTACCTGTGGACACATGGACGCGTCGATATCGGCCTGGTCAACCGTGGCAAAAAACTCAAGGGCGGAGACTTCCTTACCGAATATGCCGTGCGCGAGAAAAATGGGCCCAAGGTGCTCTGGTATGCGCACTTCCATTACCCCACCCCCACCACGCCACGCGCCGACCACAGCGCGGCGCACCTGAAGATCCCGGAACAGCGCTTCCTGACGCAACAAGACCTCATCAACCAGGCCGGCCAGGACAACAAACGCATCGAGAGCATCGTGCGCAGCCAGATAAAAGCCCCACTGGATGAAAAACTGTTCCTGAAGCTCTAACCCAGCCGCCCCAAGGAGCCGGTTTGCCCTGATGCCAGTCAGTTAAACGTTTATCGCCTTCTGTAGGAGCGAGGGGGACGCCTAGTTCTTGCTCGCGAAAAACTCACAGGCGCCGCGTTGATTCAGGAAACACGGGACTGTCAGATATTTTGTGTGCGGGCCGGTAACGGCCTGCCGTCAGGCAGGCCATGCTTTACCAGGTTGGCCTGATAAATCGATCTCCGTACAGAATCGCAAATTGATTCATCGCACTTTTCCAGTCATGGGCCGCGGAGCCCCAGTTTGCGGTGATATTGCGCAGTCCAAGCCAGATCAGTTTTGTCGCCGCATCGTCGGTCGGGAAGTGACCTCGGGTCTTGATGATCTTGCGCAACTGAGCGTTGATGCTCTCAATGGCGTTGGTCGTGTAGATCACTTTTCGAATCGCCGGCGGGAACACGAAAAATGGGATCACACGATCCCAAGCGCGGCGCCAGGCAGCCACTACCGTCGGATACTGCTTGCCCCATGGCCCGCTTTCAAACGCATCCAGCGCCTGCTCGGCCGCTTCGGCGGTCACCGCCTGATAGATCGGTTTGAGCGCCTTGGCCAGTTCGCGACGCTTGTCCCAGGCCGCGTAATCAAGACTGTTGCGGATCAGATGAACAATGCATGTTTGCAGTGTCGTGTCTGGAAATACGGCGTTGAGAGCCTCTGGCATGCCTTTCAGTCCATCGGTCACAGCAATCAACACGTCTTCGACGCCGCGTGTCTTGAGGTCGTTGAAAACTTTCATCCAGAACTTGGCGCCCTCGGTATTTTCTACCCAGATGCCGAGAATATCGCGTGTTCCGTCAGGCAAAACGCCCAGGGCCAAGTAAATCGCCTTGTTGCGAACCAGCCCCTCTTCGCGAATTTTGACCCGTAGAGCATCGAAGAAAATAACCGGATACATCGGCTCCAAAGGCCGCTGTTGCCA
This genomic window contains:
- a CDS encoding DUF5629 family protein, producing the protein MTAEKLPDVLATSDMLEIDGLHAFDFTLNDETLQIIAMDGRAEKRWSFSRQQVETATFDETLQSWTLIGDSGEHRLVCMSAVTGNNNDEDEADDDA
- a CDS encoding IS256 family transposase, yielding MPTKKKPALRELPKIPKELLEQFTDGPMTAEAIEDASAAFKKALIERALSAELGHHLGYPPGAQRPEDETNQRNGKSGKTVLTGDGPLRLDIPRDRDGSFSPILIPKHERRYTGFDDKIIAMYARGMTVREIRAFLSEQYGTDVSPDFISSVTDEVMAEIGAWQQRPLEPMYPVIFFDALRVKIREEGLVRNKAIYLALGVLPDGTRDILGIWVENTEGAKFWMKVFNDLKTRGVEDVLIAVTDGLKGMPEALNAVFPDTTLQTCIVHLIRNSLDYAAWDKRRELAKALKPIYQAVTAEAAEQALDAFESGPWGKQYPTVVAAWRRAWDRVIPFFVFPPAIRKVIYTTNAIESINAQLRKIIKTRGHFPTDDAATKLIWLGLRNITANWGSAAHDWKSAMNQFAILYGDRFIRPTW